A genome region from Anastrepha obliqua isolate idAnaObli1 chromosome 4, idAnaObli1_1.0, whole genome shotgun sequence includes the following:
- the LOC129246012 gene encoding uncharacterized protein LOC129246012 encodes MSTVTKNDQHSVVPTWVQAKLFESVLKKEVDDYKQIKEFKVSPACAPGENYSTVMLRIEITVEKQDGASKALSFMLKVPHNHEFMKEMRKKFNVFEVEDFMYRQVMPELEQLYIDNGLAVKFSPRSYQLPTNHDYIMLEDLRVRNFKNVNRLAGLDRVHVKAVLLTLAQYHAASAKRIACQGNYPSKYISGFLTELHRPMLEGIYRDTCAVWLECVAEYKGHETYIEDVKNYHNVVVGEFFKLTNVDDSEFNVLNHGDCCITNIMFQYDEAGKLCETYLVDNQLPLYGTPAFDLIYFIFSSAQKEIKIQYFDDFIKFYHDKLIEHLKLLKYPKTLPTLKEIHMALIKYGGCVGYTSVVNVMGAVLLPPSDDAHYSKFVAAGDEAHRFRKLMYLNEKFRKNAEELLPWLHNRGALELN; translated from the exons atgtctacTGTTACTAAAAATGACCAACACTCAGTGGTGCCCACATGGGTGCAAGCGAAACTCTTCGAGAGTGTGCTCAAGAAGGAAGTGGACGATTACAAGCAAATAAAAGAGTTCAAAGTTTCCCCAGCTTGTGCGCCGGGCGAGAATTACTCAACAGTAATGTTGAGAATTGAAATAACCGTAGAAAAGCAGG ACGGCGCATCGAAGGCGTTGTCTTTTATGCTTAAAGTGCCCCATAATCATGAGTTCATGAAGGAAATGCGTAAAAAGTTTAATGTATTTGAAGTTGAAGATTTCATGTATCGTCAAGTTATGCCAGAATTGGAGCAACTGTATATCGATAATGGGCTCGCTGTGAAATTCAGTCCCAGAAGTTATCAATTGCCAACAAACCACGATTACATAATGTTGGAGGATTTGCGTGTGcgtaatttcaaaaatgttaatcGTCTTGCGGGCCTCGATAGGGTGCATGTAAAAGCAGTTCTGTTAACATTGGCGCAATATCATGCGGCCAGCGCTAAGCGTATTGCTTGTCAAGGAAATTATCCGAGCAAATACATCAGCGGTTTCTTGACCGAATTGCATCGTCCTATGTTGGAAGGTATATACAGGGATACATGTGCAGTGTGGTTGGAGTGCGTCGCTGAATATAAGGGTCACGAGACTTATATAGAAGATGTG aaaaattatcACAATGTTGTCGTCGGTGAGTTTTTCAAACTAACTAATGTCGATGACAGCGAGTTTAACGTGCTAAATCATGGGGACTGCTGCATCACTAATATTATGTTTCAATATGACGAGGCGGGCAAACTATGTGAAACCTATTTGGTGGACAATCAACTTCCACTATATGGCACACCAGCTTTTGATCTAATCTATTTTATATTCTCTTCGGcgcaaaaagaaattaaaatacaatacttcgatgattttattaaattttatcatGACAAATTAATTGAACATTTGAAGTTATTGAAGTACCCAAAAACGCTGCCAACTCTGAAGGAGATACATATGGCGCTGATAAAGTACGGCGGTTGTGTAG GTTATACTTCCGTAGTCAACGTAATGGGTGCTGTCTTATTGCCGCCCAGCGATGATGCACACTATTCGAAATTCGTGGCTGCTGGAGATGAAGCTCACCGCTTTAGAAAGCTAATGTACTTGaatgaaaaatttcgaaaaaatgcaGAAGAATTGCTGCCTTGGCTGCACAATCGTGGCGCTTTGGAGTTGAACTGA
- the LOC129246014 gene encoding synaptosomal-associated protein 29 — translation MANNYLQPVHNHFDLNSADLEDVDDDIFLNNSRTNTSLSGRGSGVGGAVGGHSTNPFDEPQQIYAERRREIEARSLESTQRSLGLLYETEDVGKATAVELAKQREQLENTSRQLDEINSTLRFSQRHLNGLKSVFGGLKNYLSGNRDVPPSRSPSEQGCDAQSTQQQHSQENAANNSISPRVMSPTERYDNHPISRIRDDSTAYKQREQVQAQRRNNPFETQLEANLEEMCDNLSRLKCLATDLGGEIESQNELLDNMNYKVEDVDLKMNKQNKEMYKLLGKK, via the exons ATGGCAAATAATTATTTGCAGCCAGTGCATAATCATTTTGATCTAAATTCCGCTGACCTAGAAGATGTCGATgatgatatttttttgaataactcgcGAACAAATACCAGTTTATCTGGACGTGGCAGTGGAGTTGGTGGCGCCGTGGGTGGGCatagcaccaacccattcgatgAGCCACAACAGATTTATGCCGAGAGGCGCAGGGAGATTGAAGCACGCTCGCTGGAGTCTACGCAACGTAGTTTAG GCTTGCTATATGAAACGGAAGACGTTGGTAAAGCGACCGCAGTTGAATTGGCCAAACAACGCGAACAGTTAGAGAATACATCACGACAGTTGGACGAAATCAATTCAACATTACGCTTCAGTCAACGTCATTTAAATGGGTTAAAAAGCGTATTTGGTGGACTAAAGAATTATTTATCTGGTAATCGAGACGTGCCACCGTCACGTTCACCTAGCGAGCAGGGTTGTGATGCTCAGTCGACGCAACAACAACATTCGCAAGAAAATGCCGCCAATAATAGCATATCACCAAGAGTTATGTCTCCTACGGAACGCTACGACAATCATCCAATCAGTCGCATTCGCGATGATTCCACTGCATATAAACAACGAGAACAGGTACAAGCACAGCGGCGCAATAATCCGTTCGAAACGCAATTGGAAGCAAATTTAGAGGAAATGTGCGATAATTTGTCGCGCTTGAAATGCCTGGCTACTGATTTGGGTGGTGAAATCGAATCGCAAAACGAATTGCTGGACAACATGAATTATAAGGTCGAAGATGTTGATCTGAAaatgaataagcaaaataaggaAATGTACAAATTGCTAGGTAAAAAGTGA
- the LOC129246010 gene encoding WD repeat and HMG-box DNA-binding protein 1, whose product MAYDRSSMRYAHTDGFTSVTFTDDDEFIITCGSDGDIRMWRGIDDDDPSSTCLGEFVVCIAHNNKRLLASTDRNTVQAYTYPELDSDGTLMRFTAPVTCLRMHTKYIAAGSDDTNIKVLKSDDSKSELHLQGHSGPVLGLDICHKGELLASIAGDGHLKIWNLDQGGAEVKSVSGLPKTNSFENAEYFGTPCFEPQNSKALAYVQGKEVYVLNTDTWEVKFTLSDDRIKGDYTCCRFSKDGQYLAAGTTKGEISVFDFLRKQSLKTEPPASECQSITCITWNAAGNELAYCDVTGQLGTLFRTKGTNGGVFADGESEEVDFGDIQFNDDNDDLVSGSGLGADEENREDCDDDDGISIERLKNQVMRKADGYADGLEEDTRDSLPKSVNSDIETQALVKTFKQQPAFQPGSTPSNLEHRYLVWNDVGIVTAHTEGADGSLDVEFHDASIHHSLHIPNYSNHNMASLSTSVLALSAENATKLVCIALAASGNKEWSVTFPDCESTEALVATNKLVGVVTSMQFLRLFTVMGTQREIISIPGPVLAVAGHEDRIIVVYHSAPPGTFQQHLSAMLIQTAGMQLRTQHLSVALTPERRLTWLGFSDCGSPVFADSMGLLQLYSLKSQCWYPICDTLKQSQSVSNNYFVIAVSERTQIIQAVLCRGSSYPMTNPRPMTQELNMQLPICDAEVEKSELEDTLVRTSIMSVDNAEKTIKETAIKLFALACRSEIEMRAKELIETIACPELLLLAVKYATKLGRIHLSDRLSELMPQLEEQNQRERQELHEFQQHHNITASPVMHSQSSSLGNNSASGFRIAPKAMELTHARRASLKRFALSNSPATFGKKSATMNTAEQPSSPTPTTTISGAIESQENIPDQNTETLDVSNGELKEVTRTPLNAVNPFAAKRKHSEVDSTNKGGVLINGGKLKIVKK is encoded by the coding sequence atggcCTATGATCGTAGTTCGATGCGTTATGCGCACACCGATGGATTCACCAGCGTTACTTTCACCGATGACGATGAATTCATAATTACTTGCGGCTCTGACGGGGACATCCGCATGTGGCGTGGCATAGACGACGATGATCCCAGCTCCACTTGCCTTGGTGAGTTCGTTGTGTGTATTGCACATAACAACAAACGTCTACTGGCTTCCACCGACAGAAATACTGTACAAGCATATACATATCCTGAGCTGGACAGTGATGGTACTTTAATGCGCTTTACTGCACCAGTGACTTGCCTTCGTatgcatacaaaatatatagCTGCTGGTTCAGATGATACAAATATTAAAGTGTTAAAAAGTGATGACAGTAAAAGCGAATTGCATTTACAAGGGCACAGTGGTCCAGTGCTAGGGCTGGATATTTGCCACAAAGGTGAATTGCTCGCTTCCATAGCAGGGGATGGTCATTTGAAAATTTGGAACCTAGATCAGGGAGGAGCAGAAGTGAAAAGTGTCAGTGGCTTGCCGAAGACAAATAGCTTTGAGAATGCCGAATATTTCGGAACACCTTGCTTCGAGCCACAAAACAGCAAAGCATTGGCTTATGTTCAAGGGAAAGAGGTTTATGTACTGAACACAGACACATGGGAAGTGAAATTTACACTATCCGACGACCGTATCAAAGGAGATTATACATGCTGTCGCTTTTCGAAAGATGGGCAATATCTTGCAGCAGGTACTACAAAAGGCGAAATaagtgtttttgattttctgcGCAAGCAATCTTTGAAGACGGAACCTCCCGCAAGCGAATGTCAATCCATCACTTGCATAACTTGGAATGCAGCAGGCAATGAATTGGCCTATTGTGATGTAACTGGTCAGTTAGGTACGCTATTTCGTACGAAAGGCACAAATGGAGGGGTATTTGCAGATGGTGAATCGGAGGAAGTTGATTTCGGGGACATTCAATTCAATGATGATAACGACGATTTGGTCAGCGGCAGTGGTTTGGGCGCAGATGAAGAAAATCGTGAAGATTGCGATGACGATGATGGCATTTCAATTGAACGTCTAAAAAACCAAGTGATGCGCAAGGCAGATGGTTACGCTGATGGCCTGGAAGAAGACACACGAGACTCTTTACCCAAATCTGTGAATAGCGATATTGAGACCCAAGCATTAGTAAAAACGTTTAAGCAACAACCTGCTTTCCAACCTGGCTCCACACCATCTAACCTGGAACATCGTTATCTTGTATGGAACGACGTGGGCATTGTAACCGCTCACACAGAAGGAGCGGATGGTTCATTAGACGTGGAATTTCACGATGCCAGCATACATCATTCACTGCATATTCCGAACTACAGCAACCACAACATGGCTAGTTTAAGTACTAGTGTTCTGGCATTGTCAGCGGAAAACGCAACAAAGTTGGTTTGCATTGCACTGGCTGCATCCGGCAATAAGGAATGGTCAGTCACATTTCCGGATTGTGAAAGTACCGAGGCGCTGGTCGCTACGAACAAATTGGTTGGGGTTGTAACTAGCATGCAATTTTTGCGTCTATTCACCGTAATGGGCACACAGCGTGAAATCATTTCTATACCCGGACCAGTATTGGCAGTTGCTGGCCATGAAGACCGTATAATAGTGGTTTATCACAGCGCACCGCCTGGCACCTTTCAACAGCATTTGTCCGCTATGCTTATACAAACGGCGGGAATGCAGTTACGCACGCAGCACCTTTCAGTAGCTTTAACACCAGAGCGGCGTCTAACATGGTTAGGTTTTTCGGATTGCGGCTCACCAGTATTTGCTGACTCAATGGGTTTGTTGCAGTTGTACAGTCTTAAGAGTCAATGTTGGTATCCAATCTGCGACACTTTAAAACAAAGTCAAAGTGTATCGAACAATTACTTCGTTATTGCTGTGTCTGAACGTACCCAAATTATACAAGCGGTTTTGTGTCGTGGCAGCTCATATCCAATGACAAATCCGCGACCAATGACACAGGAATTGAATATGCAGTTGCCCATATGTGATGCCGAAGTGGAAAAATCTGAATTGGAGGATACTTTGGTACGTACTTCTATTATGTCCGTGGACAATGCGGAGAAGACCATCAAAGAAACAGCAATTAAGCTTTTCGCATTAGCCTGCCGTAGTGAAATTGAAATGCGCGCCAAAGAACTTATTGAAACTATAGCCTGTCCCGAATTACTGCTGTTGGCTGTGAAATACGCTACAAAGTTGGGTCGTATTCATCTTTCCGATCGTTTGTCAGAGCTAATGCCCCAACTCGAGGAGCAAAATCAACGAGAACGACAGGAGTTGCACGAATTTCAGCAACACCACAACATCACAGCATCGCCCGTCATGCATTCACAAAGTTCCAGTTTGGGTAACAACTCGGCAAGTGGCTTCCGAATTGCGCCAAAGGCCATGGAATTAACACATGCGAGACGTGCTTCACTGAAACGTTTTGCTCTATCTAATTCCCCGGCtacttttggcaaaaaatctGCAACAATGAATACGGCTGAGCAGCCATCATCTCCAACACCGACAACTACAATTTCCGGGGCAATTGAATCGCAAGAGAATATTCCTGACCAAAATACAGAAACATTAGACGTCAGTAATGGAGAACTAAAAGAAGTCACGCGTACTCCGCTTAACGCGGTGAATCCATTCGCGGCCAAACGCAAGCACTCGGAAGTAGATTCAACGAATAAAGGCGGTGTTTTAATTAATGGAGGCAAGCTGaagattgttaaaaaataa
- the LOC129246013 gene encoding arginine-hydroxylase NDUFAF5, mitochondrial, producing MLTNIRQLSTKQLLQFFKVSWRDNSKSVSRYNSSLNYSTQPVYQNIFDRNAKRLQKERAARNPDVELYDYLKEEIGFRLADRIIDIKREFANAADIGCSRGFLSKHIMAESVQHLTLCDTSPTMLAQAQGTPGLKLTKLELDEENLDFPENSLDLVISSLSLHWVNDLPGCFSKVMRSLKPDGVFIASLFGGDTLYELRSSLQLAEIERKGGLAPHISPFTQIRDVGALLNRAGFTMLTIDTDEIVVGFPSMFELMWDLKGMAENNAAFNRPAHISRETMLAASAIYKELYAKDDGVSATFQIIYFVGWKPGPNQPKPLERGTGEVSLKDLGKIVETGGPKKTS from the exons ATGTTAACGAATATTCGCCAATTAAGTACAAAACAACTGCTGCAATTCTTTAAAGTCAGTTGGCGTGATAACTCAAAATCAGTTAGTCGATACAACTCATCACTCAATTACAGCACGCAACCAGTCTACCAAAACATTTTCGATAGAAATGCAAAGCGTTTGCAAAAAGAACGTGCAGCGCGAAA CCCCGACGTAGAGCTTTATGACTACCTGAAGGAAGAGATTGGTTTCCGACTAGCGGACCGCATCATCGATATAAAGCGTGAATTCGCAAATGCAGCAGATATTGGCTGCAGTCGTGGATTTCTCTCCAAACACATTATGGCTGAGAGTGTACAACATCTAACGCTGTGCGACACTAGCCCCACAATGCTAGCACAAGCACAGGGTACGCCGGGTTTGAAATTGACCAAGTTAGAGCTGGATGAGGAAAATTTGGAT TTTCCTGAAAACTCGCTGGATTTGGTGATATCCAGTTTGAGTTTGCATTGGGTTAATGATTTGCCGGGTTGCTTTTCAAAAGTAATGCGTAGCTTAAAACCTGATGGCGTGTTTATAGCATCACTATTTGGCGGTGATACGTTGTATGAGCTACGTTCATCGCTGCAATTGGCCGAAATAGAACGCAAAGGTGGACTGGCACCGCATATTTCGCCCTTCACACAG ATTAGAGACGTAGGTGCATTGCTAAACCGTGCTGGCTTTACTATGCTAACCATCGATACGGACGAAATAGTAGTGGGATTTCCAAGCATGTTTGAACTTATGTGGGATTTAAAGGGTATGGCAGAGAATAATGCAGCTTTCAATAGGCCAGCGCATATTAGTCGCGAGACTATGTTGGCAGCAAGCGCTATTTATAAGGAATTATATGCTAAG GATGATGGCGTGTCAGCtacatttcaaataatttattttgtcggTTGGAAGCCGGGCCCAAATCAACCGAAACCCTTGGAAAGAGGAACTGGTGAAGTTTCCTTAAAGGATTTGGGCAAAATCGTCGAGACAGGTGGACCAAAGAAAACGTCATAA